The nucleotide sequence AAGTACATCATGATCAATATTATCCGTGGCAACAAGGGTTTCACTGTGCAAGGTTTCTAAATTTACAGATGGATTGTCAACGTCATTTTTATTCACAAAGCCTCTAATAGATGGGAATGATGATATAGAAATGCCATCGAGATCTTGAATTTTTGAATGATCGTTGAATGCAGCAGGATTAGGGTCTAATTCTTGAGGAATAACTGATTGCCCATTAGATTGCCTCTGTTCACCAAATTCGACTATAATAATCTCTGCAAATGGTTTATCGACATCACTCTCAAACCCGTTGTTCTGAATTGGAATGCTATCAATAAATTTTGTGTTTGAATGATCATAAGACGCAGACGGGGTGGAGTCTTGCTCACTTGACCCGTTTTCAACAGGTTCACTGGACCTCTGAACAATACCCGACTGGTTGATGAACGACCCATTTTCAGCATGTTCCTCAGCAGTAGAGAGTTCAGTATATTCATTATTTTCTAATTCTGTGTCTTCACGTGTAGAAAGAACCTTACTTTGATTATCTTTGCCATCATCAGAGACGGAAGCAGGAATCGGATCATTTGTCTCTAAATTTACTGATTTGGATTCTTCCTCCAATTCTTTTTTGTCCACCACGGTTTGAAGATTATCGTCTCCATTTCTATCATCAGCAAAATGATAAACATTAGCATTATCATCGGCATTTACACTTTCCGAAACCACTGATACTTTTtctctatctttatattctagttcattTTCACTAGAATAAGAAACCTTATATTCTGCTGCACAAGATTTACTCTCAAGAACATCATCTGATATCTCACTGATGTCAGCTTCCTCTGAGGAACCAAAAGGATGCTCTTCCACATGTGACATCACAAGGCTAGAATCGTCATTATTATCCTCATTATCTGCCTCCCATTGAGGAGTTTCTACATAGGATGGAGAAGCTATAATTTCTTCTGCGTCAATTTCAGTTTCTGTAATTCTCTTGGGACCATTAACATCTACACAATCATTAGACGACATTTCACTCGAAGCCGATTCCTTCGACTTACTTTCTTCGAAAATTTCTCCTTGATCTGCAGGCAAAATTTCTGCTGCTGAGATATCACCTACCTTAATGCACTTATCGAAGGATTGGTTGGGTGAAACTCGAGGACGGAAGGGGATTTCAGTAGATGCAAAGGCTGGAGAAGAGATGACACAACGCGGAGACATACTCTCGGTTGAAGTGTTTGTAGTATCAGAATACGAAAAACTTGTTAATTTCTTCTTAATTGGGCTACTTTCATCATCAGATGCAAATTGAGAATCTGAAGGATGAGACTGAAGCTGCATTGTGGTTGGATCACAATTCGCCCTAAGTTCAGCATCTGTTTCAACTTCCAATTCCATGGTAGCAAGAGCATCCATGAAGTTATCTATCTCGCTTGCAGCATCATCAGATTTGTAATTATCCTCGATGCCGTCTTCTTTATGTTCCCTATTAACAGATATGTGCTTCTTTATGTTTCCTTGAAAATCAGCACTCGAAGTTGAAAGGTCAGAACCATGCATTTCAGGTACATTCTCCAGTACATAATCCATGTGCTCCCTAGAGACTGTCTTATCTACAATTGGAGATTCATATGGGTTTACTAAGGCCGAATTTACCATTTTAACCTCAGCTGGTTCAAGCCCTGATTCATCAGAACTATTGGTAGGAAATCTTGGAGGTGAGTAACCCACAGGGACCTCATGGACAAGTTTATCCTCAGGCGAAGAACTTAACAATATCTCCATATACCCTTTTCCGGTTTCGGTGTCAAATGGAAATTTGATATCCCTTTTCTTTAATTTCACTCGGCGTGCAGGTTCACTTATACCATTTTGCAAACGCTCCTCAAGGAGTAACTGGTGGAGCCTACAATATAGCAAAAATGGAAGTAAGTTAGCACTAAAAACACGACTTGCTAAGTGAAATAATTTTGATGATAAGTGATGAATTAAGAAGGTACTTGACATGTGACGGCTGGAAAACATCAGGAGTTTCTCCATTTTTCCATTGTGATcccttcttctgttgatatcaaaTGGTGTTATAGATATTTGTTAGAGAATCAGCATATTTTTTGTATAGTATTGGCATAATATTTGGGTTTTTTTTGGGCACAGAGTGTATATAACATTTGTATCAAGTCACTTCGTCAAACTCACCTTTGTTTTACGGATCTTTTTGTCTCTTTGAGTTTCTGCACTCATCATTTCATATGATGCCGTTTCCATTTTAAAAAATGATGGATCAGTGTAACGTTTTAAGCATGCCCCAGCACCAGCAACGTCAAACCTGTAAGATCCCACATTTGATTTTTAGGTTCCAAAATTGCAACTTTCTAACTTTAACTTGGATGGAATAAAATGTGAGCATAATTGGGGATGACATCATAAGAATGTAAAAACCTATAAAGTCAAGGTTCAAACTTAAAGGGTACCAGGCCATGAAATTTCAACTCAAATTATGGGATAGTAAAGTAATATACTTAAGTGAAACAGTTCCATACTTGTCTAGAAGAAATAAACGAGGGGGTCCACGACTCTCTTCATAAGAATCCATGACAAACCGAGGTAAATCTCCGTTGGTGATAAGATTCTGCTCCACTTGCAGGTTAGGGTGCCAACATATACCTGTAAGGTTAATTGTGATCAAAATACTAAATAAGGCATTTACTGTACCTATAATTGACATATTCCCAAGGCATATTTACTTGAACATAAAAGAATGTATTAAGTGAAAATGGATTTCTCCACGTTAAAGAATGTGTGAAGCAATCAATCCATAAGCGAGAGGGCCTAGGTTACATGAAATTCTAGTTATTGCATGCAGAAAACATGAAACCATAATCTGATCAACATTTTCCCCATGTCATTTCTCTTTCATAGATCTACCCTCCAAGATATTCTATGATCAATTTCTAGGCTCCTCTTTTCATAAATAAACGAGATTAAGAACACGTGGTAAAATTTATGAGAACGATGAAAGAAAAGTTTCAACCTGAGCTAGAGAAGAATGATGAATGGCGTGTTTGGGATAAGAAAGCTCTTTCAATTGAAGGAAAATCTGACTCAACCTGTTGAACACGTACCAACAGACCGTGTCCCCTAGCGGCAGTAACCATCACTTCTTCATGCAAACCATGGAAAATCTCTGCTGCAAACCTTTAGAAACGGATACAAGCTTTTTGTCAGATGATATCATATAGCAATACATTATAAGATTTTCTTAAAAGGGTACATATTGATTTGTCATAAATCAAAAGATTGTAGCGTACTTACTTTAACTAGCATATGGTTGTTATCATATAACACCAATTAGCTAGTTATTTATGTACCCGTTCCCAACAGATGAACTAAACCTTAAGTATCCTTAACAGAAAACGATAAGTAACATATTCTGCATGCATTACTGTAATCAAACAATGATCAACCATATCGATTGCCTAATTTCCCTGATAATTTCGGGACTAAGataccataatatatatatatatatagtttctaaaCATACACATATATAGATCTTAAACCCTAAAAAGCACACACTAACTCTAAGTCATTAATCAATTACATTACAATTCCACATCATCAATCCTAAACAGATACAACAGAATTAGTAAATTGAATCCAATTAGCATCATAATGTTACAATTCTAATATCAATAACTACAATTAACAACTTACACATATATATTAaatgtattatttatattattatattatatattatattatattatataatacataatatgtaaatgtaaatgtaaatataaacTACAAATTAGGAATACTGACTCAGCTAGGTCACCGAGTTGACGGAGAACACCGACGAGACCAGCCATGGCAACACCTTCAAGTAAAGCTTCAGGATCATCTTTATCAGCTGATTTGTACAATTCTGGATCAGCTAAACTGAATTCATTCCTTATCTCATATCTACTGAACGGCATTTTATCGAATTTGATTGAAATTAATTTGGaattaaattaacttaatagttgtaatagtaataatacttgtgCATCAGTATATTGCAAAACTTAAATTAAGAAAGGAGACTGAAATTtttgaaagagagagagagagagagagagagagagaaagtgaTGTTATGAGTGGGAGGTGTTGAATTGAATGTGATGAAAGAAATGGGGGACGACTCGGTGGCGTGTATATGTTTCGTTTTAAGCCCTTGTACATTTGTTTTTATTCATATGAACTCAAAACcaatataacaataataaattttATCGGATATATTTAGTTTTAAGCCTATGTTCTTTCCGTTCTATCTTGGTAGTCCAGTATTGCATGTTTCAAATTAAGGATCGGTTTTTCCGTAAGGTACGGAATGTATCATCAAATATTCAATATAATTCTACAAGATCTAGTTTCGTTCAAGTAACGGCAGTAACTCTAACTGTCCTAAGGTAACGAAATTCCTTGTCGCATAAGTAGCGACCTGCACGAATGGTGTAATAATTCACTTCCATAATAAAGAAAAATAAGTTAAATTTTCTTTACGCCTTTAACTTTTGCATATAatacaaaatgataagtaaaaggtAAAAGATAAAACTGTAAAATAAAGAAAAAGTTCAGTGTAATGATGAAATTTCTTAAACCGTTTGTTTTTAGTAATGATGAGATTTATTacatttatgtgacgacccggaaattttcgactaaatttaaactttatctttatattattctgacacgataagcaatgtttgttaagttaaatctcaaggattttaaactatgtttatacattcatttaaacctcgaccaaattccaatgattcacggaccattaaatgaacatatatgaatatgtatgtatatgtgtatatattataaattgaaaatgtcaacaaagtatttaaacgtataatgctttatatgaacgtatttgtttcaatatgattattgacgaaattaaaaaaatatattaaatgattgaattattagaaacattgaattatgattacaagtctctgttgagaggtccactatgatttgagaaaatctattactcttaacgatattcggaataatttgtaaagctatatataaataaaaacaaaaagtgtcatttacgaaagttatacaaaagttagtggagaattggtttccataatattctattaatctattttcaaatgtacaaaaacgttttcagtttaaaaagaactttattattaaaacgtatataacttttataaatatctagaatcacttttgacaactcattacttaaccagtataataaatataacgatatttacattttatttcattaaatatatataacgatttaaattaatattatatatatttatacgcgtattatacatacatagtttttatagttttactatactttaactttacctttactttacttttactttactttaactttaataattcactttaacaattcatactttaataattcactttaataattcatactttaataattcactttaataattcatactttaataattcactttaataattcatactttaataattcactttaataattcatactttaataattcactttaataattcaaaaatctattataaatagaattcaataggtttcattatttcatagaaacttgaaaatatatttctctaaactctctcaatcgatttacacacacacacacacacacacacacacacatatatatatatatatatatatatatatatatatatatatatatatatatatatatatatatatatatatatatatatatatatatatatatatatatatatatatttgctctgtattatttcaagatattattagtatacataaaatattacgacggagtgctgtccgagtgatttcaaaatagtttttttgaatgagtcgaagctaaggaaattatgggttatagctatggaggtgatgtgtatggttcatgggtatgttcgtgaggtcaatctagtgtttatcatctccgttgcgtctacgtactttcctgcaatattgaatctcaatattgatacgttcgtgaatccgaggccaaccttgcacttgttaaatgacgttatatgtatttttactacgaaatacagtatggtgagtttcatttgtgtaagacccaaatatttattgtacataatgtatttatggtgtacgatgcgtgtatgaagtgtacgtgttgcttgctcgaaagccgaaggaaactggacgttgtctgaagtgacaaggtgtgtacgtatcttttcaaccccaaataaagtttgtgttgatgtttcaaagacttaccattggaaaggaaatcttattacgtttccaacgatatttgattcatcaaaaacggagctacggtcaaaaagttatggccaaaacaagtttctaaaaactgacctgtaggttggagcggcgctccacctttaggcgcggcgcgccgaacccttctgatgcaattttcagcctttttaaaaggtctaaatgagagGTACTTtgttcttttcatttagggtcggtttagggtcatcaagactgatctagaactccattggagctcatttctcacccacacaaacactctcatccacatctagagagagaggaagagttctagagtgagagagcttgatttagagaagaaggagtcgaattctcgccaaagctcgggttttaaagttgttcatctcgctcctagctacgctttggtagtattggtaagttctaactccgaatttcatttgttagatttgatattcaagttagggtttgagatggttagttgtaaaacccatttggttgatgaagagggtttatggaaacttgctattttgatatttggcgggttttgggttggttaatgatttaaccatgtttaagacttgtaaatggtgtataatcactagtgttagtgattattggtgttttggaaaccattagggttcttatggttgactaactttgactagagtcaaaattagggtttgttgatgattatgactcaattgccgatttaataaggtttataaacttaaaatggattaagttgaagcatagaaccgagttaaatatgttttggtgtcaaaacttgctaatggcgtgatattgacttcttatgggtcaaattagggtttaagtgtcattttgggcaagataggtgtttaacacctatgattgagtttgtttggcatattaggaccattctcacttgtgttagtgattattggttagtttgggcgcgttttgtgcttggaagtgcttttgggtcaaaattgcactagtagtcaatttgggttgatttgtatatccaccctaattgtgttacttgttatgtgataaatggaataggtacattccatcggcgattgcgattTATTTCGGTGGCATtattcaagacgacaaggtgagtgttaatatcctatgtgcatatgtatgtataggatgggtgtgggttgggtgaagcggttctcggttatagagatcacttcacatataggttcatgatggctTGTTTTGGCGGTCCTCTTATTGTTTAGGGTAATGAACCTCGGTTAgtgtggattcatgatgactcggcttATAAGGTCGTCTTCTCGTAAattgtgaatttcggttagagcggattcatggtgactcggttaTACGGTCACCTTATTGTTATggttaagtgtttagccttgggttgtaggttcggggatattatattatcttatgttttgatattgatgtgttgtagctagtCCTTCAggtgtagcttggtagtgttgttcataacgttgtgagtgaacttacattgatgttgtagctagtggtatcgcaattgtacggtaagcttagttttgcttgctatatgctcggatgatccggtatgtgttatttgatattgtgtggcgtgtccattttatacatatatatgtatgtagtatgttatcactcactaagcgttaacttaccctctcgttgtttacctttttttatagatttgcatggatgcggtggctcgggtaagcgtgggactagtggaatcgcgtagttgctttagaaggcttgcttttggattaattaggattgggtagcctatccccaatcgccatgctcggcctttattttgtattacaaatcatgtggttgaaaacttgtattttcgtacgaaagtcgtaaaacgaccgatgtgggcccggtcttcgtaaaactaattttattaatggaacgtcttagttctacatatattaatgtacggttaaaagcgttttgcctaaatacgtcgggaagtggttaaacattttcgcatttcattactttttggacaggccagtttggcgcgccgcgccatatgctgttccagcaaaaaaaaattatttatatttctgcgtgatcgtttgtattacgggttgggatgttacaatttgctcccttttatatatatttttgggactgagaatatatgcgctgtttttataaatattttacgaaataggcacaagtactaaaactaattctacgtgggtttaaaaccagaaatatacccttagcttggtaacattaaactacttgtctatgtacggtaggcgcgaatcctaaagatagatctattgggcctgacaaaccccatcctgactatgggatgctttagtatttcgaggttattttaaacacacctgatccggtgtacttcagagggtaaaacatgaacgttaaggcttgttaccgggtgcctacaacttatagaatacttttatacacttgcgagtgtacatatatttataaacggaaatcttgtggtctattaatatattgaaatgattgttatgataaacctatgaactcaccaaccttttggttgacactttaaagcatgtttattctcaggtattaaagaaatcttccgctgtgcattagcttattttaaggatattacttggagtcattcatggcatattttgaaagacgttgcattcgagtcattgagttcatcaagattattattaagtcaattatagttggatgtattatgaaatggtgtgcacgccgtcaattttcgttgtaaaaaaagttcatcttttaaaaacgaatgcaatgtttgtaaaatatatcatatagaggtcaaatacctcgcgatgtaatcaactattgtaaatcgtttataatgtatatgaatgggtcctttcagttggtatcagagcggtggtcttagcgaaccaggtctgcattagtgtgtctaactgatagtcgttaggatgcattagtgagcctggacttcgaccgtgtctgcatgtcaaaagttttgcttatcatttttgtcggaaattgcctgcttatcattcttagtctagacacgtcttactgcattgattgcatgaatagtgtatagacaaaattcatatcttagcgtatctgctaatccatatcttagcgtatctgttactgtaaactttgcctgacatatcccgtaaattcctccgtaatctacgaaatcttttgcgctatatatatagatattctatgtaattagaataccacccgatagccgaaaaatcatttcatatcgaaaaatcctttattcaatcgaacgaaatggaattcgtcattagttcaagtccctcgaattccgatatggaatcccactcaagcttcgaaagcagtgtgaccggaatggatcaaccaattagccatcatctattctagatgaattggggatgggttcgtagcctcctcaataattggagacaagaagaagttgatccattccatccaccacattgccctcttggcgatgaacctgaagcacttacaggcgaaccggtccaaaacaccattttctttctcatttccagagtatctcgtcacgattatatactacatcaaattctagattttatttatccgctcgtccgaaccgacaatcaacccggtgtaatagaagaagtcaacgagcttcgcgctcgagtagtggctttagtgaatatggtgcaagggttacaaacaccaacagcagcaccagcatcataaccagtagcaccatcagcaacaccaacagtaccatcaccaccaccaatagtgtcacgacccggaaaatttcgactaattttgaaccaaactctcgatacgatttaatatttttgacacaataagaaaagtctgttaggttgagtctcaaaaagtttgaactatttcatatattcaaatgaccttcgactatttccgacgattcacgaacaattgtttatatatatatatatatatatatatatatatatatatatatatatatatatatatatatatatatatatatatatatatatatatatctatgtatgtatatgtaaatgataaattgaaatatgttaataaactattatatgatttagttgttaTGTAAAATAACTTACGACCTAAGAACACTTGCTATTAAAACGtctttgtatatatatttacactATATTAAATTTAGTCACGGGTTATTACTATGTACATGTTATTTTCATTCCAACCGTACATTAGAAATTGTTATAATTAATGTTTGATGAGTATGAAACAtgaaactcatttttaaaacacaTCATTTTAAACACTCACAGCTCCATTATCTTTTAGCTAGACAATCATTCTTATCACCCTTACAACACTCCAATTTAAACACACtatattcaatttttttttatttcaccaAACTCAAAACAAAGAAGTAAGAGAGATTAACATTATAGTTGGGCGTGAATCATGCATCCCTCGTCAAACAACTAGAACTACTATCAACTCTCAATCCATAATAGTGTGTCGACAGAAATAAAACAGAATAAGGTCACGGGCTTTGTCCTTGTTAAAAAAAAGGCTAGACTTTTCAAAAAGTAGGAATTCTTTGTACATAAATATATTCGATTTTTTTTTTCAGACAAACACTTAACAACAAAACACATCATTTTTCTTCTTTGCTTCTACATGCACGTTGCAAAAGaagatgtatttatatatttatgttgttTTCACTACAAATAAGACAACCGATATCCCCACCTATGCCTTATCATTGAGATATATACGACCCCTATCAACATTATTAATTAGTGGTTCAATTATTTCTCTAAAATCATAGCTGGCTATCATAGGCTTTGTATTAATAATTTTCGTATGTTTCTTTTGTAAGTTACTACAAAATAATAATTCTATATAAATCATGGTTTAATGCAACTGATGTTGTAGggatggggtacgaaatagtattattttttgcaggaaatactattaaatatgctacaattttacacaagttatttatttatttatcgagtggatatacttaaaccttgctacaacacttataggtagtgtacctaatcgtattatagtatagtttttagtaagtccggttcgttccacagggagctcgtgaagtataacactatatttttttacacacaataattgtaaaaatacaaatatatatatataagtaatattattattataaaggggggtttttaccgtttaatgaccggtttgtcgattttaaaactttagtcgcagttaaaaccaaatgtaaaataataaaaataaatacaagacttaaattaaagcataaagtaaataaagataatgaaatt is from Rutidosis leptorrhynchoides isolate AG116_Rl617_1_P2 chromosome 10, CSIRO_AGI_Rlap_v1, whole genome shotgun sequence and encodes:
- the LOC139872165 gene encoding protein SCAR2-like; translation: MPFSRYEIRNEFSLADPELYKSADKDDPEALLEGVAMAGLVGVLRQLGDLAEFAAEIFHGLHEEVMVTAARGHGLLVRVQQVESDFPSIERAFLSQTRHSSFFSSSGICWHPNLQVEQNLITNGDLPRFVMDSYEESRGPPRLFLLDKFDVAGAGACLKRYTDPSFFKMETASYEMMSAETQRDKKIRKTKKKGSQWKNGETPDVFQPSHVKLHQLLLEERLQNGISEPARRVKLKKRDIKFPFDTETGKGYMEILLSSSPEDKLVHEVPVGYSPPRFPTNSSDESGLEPAEVKMVNSALVNPYESPIVDKTVSREHMDYVLENVPEMHGSDLSTSSADFQGNIKKHISVNREHKEDGIEDNYKSDDAASEIDNFMDALATMELEVETDAELRANCDPTTMQLQSHPSDSQFASDDESSPIKKKLTSFSYSDTTNTSTESMSPRCVISSPAFASTEIPFRPRVSPNQSFDKCIKVGDISAAEILPADQGEIFEESKSKESASSEMSSNDCVDVNGPKRITETEIDAEEIIASPSYVETPQWEADNEDNNDDSSLVMSHVEEHPFGSSEEADISEISDDVLESKSCAAEYKVSYSSENELEYKDREKVSVVSESVNADDNANVYHFADDRNGDDNLQTVVDKKELEEESKSVNLETNDPIPASVSDDGKDNQSKVLSTREDTELENNEYTELSTAEEHAENGSFINQSGIVQRSSEPVENGSSEQDSTPSASYDHSNTKFIDSIPIQNNGFESDVDKPFAEIIIVEFGEQRQSNGQSVIPQELDPNPAAFNDHSKIQDLDGISISSFPSIRGFVNKNDVDNPSVNLETLHSETLVATDNIDHDVLNNQLNAQYPDSRPLISVVLTDDEELKASKVVDQDVQSKSPDQDDQIDEPKAASFILNQDVSTQDKADQPHTCSVQLEIIDAHNQVDQETHVNHLSESKQVDQERYQLEQAEVFQDSSMVHLSQLSSQVISNFDMLPQLAPINMEEMPPLPPLPPMQWRMGKLPDSSLVPNGSQHDNHHFTPSFPQIESHPSLYQNDNSENNESEHDHKDFNTWESDSLAVSSEHNAMKFEEKVIPAPPFARNQSANVSTSGREIIRPSSTSSLPPINEEGPNGIRPMKILRPRTPLIDAVAAHDKSLLKKVSERAVPLFPKEEERDTLLELIRAKSVNLKPAVQTRPSIQGPSTNLRVAAILEKANAIRQAFAGSDDDEDDDDDRWSDS